A genomic segment from Pseudorca crassidens isolate mPseCra1 chromosome 6, mPseCra1.hap1, whole genome shotgun sequence encodes:
- the LOC137225801 gene encoding translation machinery-associated protein 7-like produces the protein MGERAAGTMSGREGGKKKHLKQPKKQAKDMDEEDKAFKQKQKEEHKKLELKAKAVGKGHRWN, from the coding sequence ATGGGGGAAAGGGCAGCAGGCACCATGTCGGGCCGCGAAGGTGGCAAGAAGAAGCACCTGAAGCAGCCCAAGAAGCAAGCCAAGGATATGGATGAGGAAGATAAGGCATTCAAgcagaaacagaaggaagagcACAAGAAACTTGAGCTAAAAGCGAAGGCCGTAGGGAAAGGTCACAGGTGGAATTAA